In Amia ocellicauda isolate fAmiCal2 chromosome 5, fAmiCal2.hap1, whole genome shotgun sequence, a genomic segment contains:
- the aatkb gene encoding serine/threonine-protein kinase LMTK1 produces MCATLLVMVMSSSFFNPSFAFSSHFDPDGAPLSELSWSSSLAVVAVSFSGLFTFIFLMLACLCCKKGDIGFKEFENAEGEDYQTEFSTLGSPVSQNGPEVYILPLTEISLPVSKQPGRSVQLLKSTDLGRHSLLYLKEIGHGWFGKVLLGEVNAGLSTTQVVVKELKASASVQDQMQFLEEAQPYRVLQHPALLQCLAQCSEVTPYLLVMEFCPLGDLKGYLRSCRAADSITPDPLTLQRMACEIASGLLHLHKHSYVHSDLALRNCLLTAEVTVKIGDYGLSHNKYKDDYFVTSDQIWVPLRWIAPELIDEVHGNLLVVDQTKPSNIWSLGVMIWELFELGNQPYRHYSDRQVLTYAVKEQQLKLPKPLLKVPLSDRWYEVMQFCWLQPDQRPNAEEVHLLLSYLCAKGASEAEEDFEKRWNSMRPNAGNSGSHSASASVAELPSSSSSSYPLLEHFAVGEGFHSESGDDILTVTETSRGLNFEYKWEQARPEQHFHSSSTSGALGHGNPQYQDIYYPPGSGVNGCGTGGLTLGVSPSYYDAKQLHTPGVVPVLSAHSPSVSSEYYIRIEEPTECNIDLDYTMCSYSPEFDGSNGSFIGGSGDSGNCVNCPPEAQQNSYWSADAHKISAYDSDTSPAISLTMEPLLGQVSNASPLEPWESGQYFSYKVREREQGYYYEHSPSDGVDHYLLEDASDAHQESWGSRSLRQALGELENPLGISPSLGSPQQLYCEPYLESSHEPILSKTSAGECYYDMMGSLRKTMTGSNSIRSEMEREEARLFVGRQDSDFEEEDLFMERQTNNWTSNSSANNNSANSARRPGTSTNDAYVDFHFTIPSADMEDAWRDNGSKENLSLASKPFTYLEAIDKSGCISLNNQHKLFPSDECNTFIYLCHEGGDGVSPHRTKQTVEENEFIDPLLGSVVRNYQLPEYIKEKKVEVQLKEISETPSSLPVGAAVGRTELPEMWLNHELGKNNPLSDQTEQHIDIDLLLGREHSEKEGEKEKEFELTDILQKPVACSSPVQSEKPPLPDMAPSTQSEPISENSQTADSGVEKGYSSISFVEIDDCSDDDVTDVTSGIFTDFPIDYADIGDTVPAFKSLQKQVGTPDSIDSLDLPSTTSSCEAFSPATFRSSSQPKALDSGYDTENNESPEFVLKEPHEPRDPEGFAQTLEKPSLTVSLELEDTHSETGIVTEPGADEGIDAALTLSTSHGTELELTCLNEKNPYRDSAYFSDYDAENEKFSRDERDDFQEKLEEDDFGQEAQREDLARSTEKEELQPLMVSNQPQEDLTKQLAGTEPLQGNHSDCELGEQKEVNNLDIDKDTTLPRGEVPEPELSVSSSTPVISSLAPSPPELGACFTKQASQDEGLGLDSEHSGEEQSSECSTSTVSEGSVQQEPSSSSDGVQEFNGPEDVQAETLASEVGGDSSDSLSESKDEREEGESTAAVVDSTDLLEEDHQLAPQEEQDAQEEEVQGFLERTETAGSPAPSSPPPELRPMEGRVSPADGEEADEEDGDSEDSEESDEELCCYNIQEQSEESEEEFPAVPIVVSDSSEMRNLRSLLKMPTLLTESFCEELDRKKKAVSFFDDVTVYLFDQESPTRELAELSFPQGAESSGRGSDCAEPRPQERVSASDDSSDGNVSEESGGFEWDDDFPLMPVSSSMMPPLDTPVTSGLTTLTPEPKPMGSTVQYSRFTVSPSSVSRFSITHVSDSDIDSVGGSSEDGERE; encoded by the exons ATGGTGCCCCCTTAAGTGAGCTGTCCTGGTCCTCCTCCCTGGCTGTGGTGGCTGTTTCCTTCTCTGGGCTCTTCACCTTCATCTTCCTCATGTTGGCCTGCCTGTGCTGCAAGAAGGGGGACATCGGCTTCAAG GAGTTTGAGAACGCTGAGGGCGAGGATTACCAGACCGAATTCTCCACTCTTGGCTCCCCTGTCTCACAGAACGGACCTGAAGTCTATATCCTGCCCCTCACTGAGATTTCGCTTCCTGTGTCAAAGCAGCCTGGAAGATCAG TCCAGCTCCTCAAGTCGACAGACCTGGGCCGACACAGCCTGCTGTACCTGAAGGAGATTGGCCATGGCTGGTTTGGGAAG GTGTTGCTGGGGGAAGTGAATGCAGGCCTCAGCACCACACAGGTGGTGGTGAAGGAGCTGAAGGCCAGCGCCAGTGTGCAGGATCAGATGCAGTTTCTGGAGGAAGCTCAGCCTTACCG CGTTCTCCAGCAccctgcgctcctccagtgcctgGCCCAGTGCTCTGAAGTCACACCGTACCTGCTTGTCATGGAGTTCTGCCCCCTG GGAGATCTGAAAGGTTACCTTCGGAGCTGTCGGGCTGCCGACTCCATAACCCCCGACCCTTTGACCCTTCAGCGAATGGCGTGTGAGATTGCCTCTGGCCTGCTGCACCTGCACAAACACAGCTACGTCCACAG TGACCTGGCCTTGAGGAATTGTTTGCTGACTGCGGAAGTGACAGTGAAGATAGGAGACTATGGGCTCTCCCATAACAAATACAAA GATGATTATTTTGTGACATCGGATCAGATATGGGTACCTCTGCGCTGGATCGCCCCAGAACTCATCGATGAGGTTCATGGGAACTTGCTAGTGGTAGACCAGACAAAGCCCAGCAACATCTG GTCCCTGGGAGTGATGATCTGGGAGCTGTTTGAGTTGGGGAACCAGCCCTATCGTCACTACTCTGACAGACAGGTGCTCACTTATGCTGTAAAGGAGCAACAGCTGAAGCTGCCCAAACCTCTGCTCAAAGTGCCCCTCTCAGATCGCTG GTATGAAGTGATGCAGTTCTGCTGGTTGCAGCCTGACCAAAGGCCGAATGCAGAAGAGGTGCACCTGCTTTTGTCCTACCTGTGTGCCAAGGGGGCCAGCGAGGCAGAAGAAGACTTTGAGAAGCGCTGGAACTCCATGAGGCCGAATGCGGGCAACAGCGGCTCTCACAGTGCCAGCGCTTCTGTGGCAGAGCTGCCctcatcttcctcctcctcttacCCCCTGCTGGAGCACTTCGCGGTGGGTGAAGGCTTCCACTCGGAGTCGGGGGACGATATTCTGACGGTCACGGAGACCAGCCGGGGACTGAACTTTGAGTACAAGTGGGAGCAGGCTCGGCCAGAGCAGCACTTTCATTCCTCCTCAACCAGCGGTGCCCTGGGTCATGGCAATCCCCAGTACCAGGATATCTATTACCCTCCTGGCAGTGGGGTGAATGGCTGTGGCACTGGGGGGCTAACTCTGGGTGTTTCTCCTTCTTACTATGATGCCAAGCAGCTGCACACCCCAGGTGTGGTACCCGTGCTGAGTGCCCACAGCCCCTCCGTGAGCAGTGAGTATTATATCCGCATTGAGGAGCCAACCGAGTGCAATATAGACCTAGACTATACCATGTGCTCCTACAGCCCAGAGTTTGATGGCAGCAATGGCAGCTTTATCGGAGGAAGTGGGGACTCGGGAAACTGTGTCAACTGCCCTCCTGAAGCCCAGCAAAACTCATATTGGTCTGCAGACGCTCATAAAATCAGTGCCTATGATTCCGATACCAGCCCAGCCATTTCTTTAACCATGGAGCCTCTGCTGGGGCAGGTGTCTAATGCCAGCCCCTTGGAGCCCTGGGAGAGTGGGCAGTACTTCTCTTAcaaagtcagagagagagagcagggctaCTACTATGAGCATTCTCCCTCAGATGGGGTAGACCACTACCTTCTAGAAGATGCTTCAGATGCCCATCAGGAAAGTTGGGGGTCGCGGAGTCTGCGTCAGGCACTGGGGGAGTTAGAGAATCCTCTGGGCATTTCCCCATCCCTCGGTAGCCCCCAGCAGCTCTACTGTGAACCTTACCTAGAAAGCAGCCATGAGCCCATTCTTAGCAAAACGTCAGCGGGCGAGTGCTACTATGACATGATGGGGTCCCTCCGGAAGACCATGACAGGGTCAAACTCCATAAGAAGCGAAATGGAGAGAGAAGAAGCTCGGCTGTTTGTGGGTCGCCAGGACAGTGATTTTGAAGAGGAGGACTTGTTTATGGAGAGACAGACTAATAACTGGACATCCAACAGCTCTGCCAACAATAACAGTGCGAACTCTGCCCGAAGGCCTGGAACGAGTACCAATGATGCTTATGTAGATTTCCATTTCACAATCCCTTCTGCAGATATGGAAGATGCATGGCGAGATAATGGATCTAAAGAAAATCTATCATTGGCCTCCAAACCTTTTACCTACCTAGAGGCCATAGATAAAAGTGGCTGTATTTCCCTGAATAACCAACACAAACTTTTCCCATCAGATGAGTgcaatacttttatttatttgtgccaTGAAGGAGGTGATGGGGTATCACCCCACAGAACCAAACAGACTGTCGAAGAGAATGAGTTCATAGATCCACTATTGGGATCAGTGGTTCGGAATTACCAATTACCTgaatatattaaagaaaaaaaagttgaagTTCAACTAAAGGAAATTAGTGAAACTCCATCATCTTTACCTGTGGGTGCAGCAGTAGGAAGAACAGAGCTGCCAGAAATGTGGCTGAACCATGAACTAGGTAAAAATAATCCCCTCTCAGACCAGACAGAGCAACATATTGACATTGACCTACTGCTTGGTAGAGAGCATTCTGAAAAGGagggagaaaaggaaaaagagttTGAACTTACAGATATTTTACAAAAGCCAGTCGCCTGTAGCTCCCCTGTCCAATCTGAAAAGCCACCACTTCCTGATATGGCCCCCAGTACCCAGTCAGAACCAATCTCAGAGAACAGCCAGACCGCAGACAGTGGAGTGGAGAAAGGCTATTCCAGTATCAGTTTTGTCGAGATTGATGACTGCAGTGATGATGATGTAACAGATGTCACCTCAGGTATCTTCACAGATTTCCCAATCGATTACGCTGATATAGGAGACACTGTCCCTGCTTTCAAGTCCCTCCAAAAGCAAGTAGGGACTCCGGACTCCATAGACTCCCTTGACCTTCCCTCCACCACAAGCTCCTGTGAGGCATTCAGTCCTGCTACTTTCCGATCCTCCAGCCAGCCTAAAGCTCTGGACAGTGGCTACGACACTGAAAATAATGAGTCTCCTGAATTTGTATTAAAGGAACCTCATGAACCACGAGACCCCGAGGGCTTTGCACAGACCCTGGAGAAGCCCTCTCTGACTGTGAGTTTAGAACTGGAGGACACACACTCAGAGACAGGGATAGTAACAGAGCCCGGAGCTGATGAAGGGATAGATGCTGCCTTGACCCTGTCAACATCCCACGGTACAGAGCTGGAACTGACATGCCTGAACGAAAAGAATCCGTACAGGGACTCCGCCTATTTCTCGGACTATGATGCAGAGAACGAGAAGTTTTCCCGGGACGAACGGGACGACTTTCAGGAGAAACTAGAGGAAGATGATTTTGGTCAGGAGGCTCAACGGGAGGATCTTGCCAGGTCCACAGAAAAGGAAGAGCTTCAACCACTCATGGTGTCAAATCAGCCACAGGAAGACCTTACAAAGCAACTTGCAGGGACAGAGCCCCTCCAAGGTAATCATTCAGACTGTGAACTAGGTGAGCAGAAGGAAGTCAACAATCTGGACATAGACAAAGATACAACCTTACCCAGAGGAGAGGTCCCAGAACCAGAATTAAGTGTTTCTTCATCCACTCCTGTTATTTCTTCACTTGCTCCATCGCCTCCAGAGCTGGGGGCCTGTTTTACAAAGCAGGCCTCACAGGACGAAGGCCTGGGTCTGGATTCGGAGCACTCTGGGGAGGAGCAGTCTTCCGAGTGCTCTACCTCTACAGTATCTGAAGGGTCGGTACAGCAGGAGCCCTCATCCTCAAGTGATGGAGTACAAGAGTTTAATGGCCCAGAAGATGTGCAGGCTGAGACTTTGGCCTCAGAGGTTGGGGGAGACTCTTCAGATAGCCTCAGTGAGTCAAAGGATGAAAGGGAGGAAGGGGAGTCCACTGCAGCCGTAGTGGACTCCACTGATCTCTTAGAAGAGGATCACCAGCTAGCCCCACAAGAAGAACAAGATGCCCAGGAAGAGGAAGTCCAGGGGTTCCTTGAGAGAACAGAGACTGCTGGGAGTCCCGCGccctcttctcctcctccagaaCTCCGGCCAATGGAGGGCAGAGTGTCACCTGCGGACGGGGAGGAAGCGGACGAGGAGGACGGGGATTCGGAAGACAGCGAGGAATCGGACGAGGAGCTCTGCTGCTACAACATCCAGGAGCAGAGCGAGGAGAGCGAGGAGGAGTTCCCTGCAGTGCCCATCGTGGTGAGTGACAGCAGTGAGATGCGGAACCTGCGCAGTCTCCTGAAGATGCCCACCTTGCTCACCGAGTCCTTCTGTGAGGAGCTGGATCGCAAGAAGAAAGCTGTCTCCTTCTTTGATGATGTCACTGTCTACCTTTTTGACCAG GAGAGCCCAACGCGGGAACTGGCAGAACTTAGCTTCCCTCAGGGGGCGGAGTCCAGTGGGCGGGGTTCTGACTGTGCGGAGCCACGCCCCCAGGAGAGGGTCAGCGCCTCGGACGACTCCTCAGATGGAAACGTCTCAGAAGAGA gTGGAGGGTTTGAATGGGACGATGATTTCCCATTGATGCCGGTCTCCTCCTCTATGATGCCCCCCCTGGATACTCCTGTGACCTCCGGCTTGACCACACTGACCCCTGAACCCAAACCGATGGGATCCACAGTGCAGTACTCCCGCTTCACTGTATCACCCTCCAGCGTGTCCCGATTCTCCATCACACACGTGTCTGACTCCGACATCGACTCCGTGGGAG GGAGCAGCgaagatggggagagagagtga